Genomic DNA from Oreochromis aureus strain Israel breed Guangdong linkage group 13, ZZ_aureus, whole genome shotgun sequence:
taatataataattgaGAACAGAGAACGTAAACCCATGTCAAACATCTATgagaataagaaaaagaaaaaagttagtgACAAGAAGTGGGTGGGTTTTCAAACAACTTAGATGTGAAGTGAAGCTACTATAAATGACACAGGATACTGCTGATGGACATATGACCTGGCAGTAAACAGTGGTGATGCTAGAATCTGTAGGGGCCCTACAGGGGCCCTAGGCAAAAATTGACTTTATTCAAGTGTCTCTCCCTACTGTTCAGTCTAGACTAGCAGcattaattatttcacattataTTTAACCATCATTAGGCTCATTATCTCCTCCACTCACAACTGTCTTGCCTGTTTTCTCCACCTTCCCTTTTTCCTTCATTGTTTAACTACTCTTCATTTGTCAAGTGTCTTCTGCTGTTGGCGTTAGGTTTGTTTAACTTCTTCCCCTCTTTTATACCAGTACTTAAGTAGAGTTTTTGTGCCAAGACCTATCGTTCAGGAGAATACTGCACTGAGTGCTCATGCTCCAGCGCTGATAAAAATGGTAAAGAGTTGTGGCGACGTCACTGCTTGTGCACAACACGACCAATGTGCTGAGTATAATTGCAAACTTTCAACGTTGCCATGCTGTAGTGTAAACCAGACCCTGCTAGTATTGCCCACTAAGCAGTTACCTGTCTTGCCTTGTGGCCAACTTGCAGTGGGAGTCAGTGGAGTCACATCGGGCCCCCCTAAAGAGGTCGAGTCTCTTTGACTGTctctgcagttttgtttttgtttgcttttaattcaagggCACTGGTTAACACTGCTGTAGGTTAAAGTTTGTCAGCACTTGGGGGACCTCTTCTGGTGTTGGGCCCCAAGCACCTGCCTTTTTTGGCTGTTGGCAAGCGGAGCCTCTGGCCAACTGGACCAGCTGTCAGCTTCAAAGCAATGCATGATGAGCAAATCACTTCCCATGGATCTTTattgtttatctaaaaatgtGGACAGTACAAAAAATGAAACTGCTAGAAAACTGTTCTTTTACTAGCTTGCTGTGTTTGGCCCGTTTTAACCTTTTAGAATTCAATATAGATAGCCTATAGAAACTGCAATATTGGGACGTGGGCACAAATTAGATGTTGCCATTCCCATTTATTGACTATTGGCTGCAATAGGAAAGCAGCTAAGCTGACTTTGCAGTGATTGGATGTTGACAGTTGTTGCTTATCTGTAATTGGCTGCAACCTGTGCAGTACTTGTAAAGACAATGGAATGATGCTTTCAAGTGAtaatcaaaaacaaaatctcACAGGTAAACTGCGTTAAACAGTTAGATGTTGCACCAAAATGTTTTACAATGCACATCTTTCAGTTGAAAACACGCATCGTTTGCACTTTATCGGCTACAAGCTAAGTCTTTTTAGTTGTAGTGTAGTGTAGTGGTTGTAATGTTTCACCACCAGTTTTTTCCAGCTGTCTTTCGGTTGGTCGTTCACGAGGGGTCGCAACTTTCCGAACAGCACTTGAACGCACCAGTAGTGTTTGCTggaccagtgttgccaacttagcgactttgtcgctatatttagcgagttttcagaccccctagcgactttttttctttaaaaagtcgctaaaaaaagacgtgaaagcgcgtatcgcttttactctcaacaagcagcgggtgctgtaacacagtcagttcttcttttactcttttactcttatgctgttttgtggatcacaaggtttaaaactacttataaacacacacacacaaagtaactccaccagagtgcctatttcggatcacttttgccggtccaagcccgggtaaaggagcagggttggaattgtgacattaaaaaaaacaataattgctaaaagaaatttaatttgtagttctaaataaactctaaatgcatttaggacgttttttactcactttatgtctcttccacgatgttatttctctctccaacaacataggttacaattatattagcatgaccaattatgcaaattaggtgatgacgtcatttagcgacttctagcgacttttaggacagccaatagcgattttccttactgaggagttggcaacactgtgcTGGACTCGTGTTGCCGACTCTCCGCAGTTACAACAATGAGTGCGAGCAGAGCTTGTTTGGCTAGTTTGAATTGAAGTTTTCTTCAGTGAAACTGCCCGTAATATTTCACTACATGTGCTCTCTGGGTGAGTCTTCGCTTTGGGTTGGACAGGAGTCgcgtttttttcacattctcacctcagaaaaagaaggaaaaaacgtAGTGAGAGAAAGATGATTGACTTCACTGTGCCCACTTCTGATCCGCTATCGTGAAAAGTGACATGGCTGTGTTTGGAGATTTTGTGTCATTGTGcggcattttttttcctgtgctctTACAGTTTCTGAGACACGTTTTAGTTGATTAACTGTCTTTCCCATGTTTTGCCTTTGCCAGGTTTCCAAAGCACTGTATTAAATGGAGCTGGAGGACCAATGGTGGAAAGGACAACTTGCTGCAGATATATACCAGGCGCTGCGATACAAAGTGAGTCACACCGGATCATTAATGTGGTGGCTGctaaaaataatgcaaaaacTATGAGAAAGGTTACCTGAAGTGTCATCCTTCTCATTAATCAGTAACTTCTTCTGTCGTGCTGTTTCACATTTTGAACACACATTTGAAAtctgagttactttttaaaaacaatattgATTCCTTATTTTAATAGGCATGAACTTGTTTTTGCCCGCTTCGAATTGCTTGCTGCTGGAGTAATATCATAGGACTACAGCAGAATAAACCTAAAGTCTACATCAGTTACAATGAAAGATGTGTCTTTTTGAAATCTCAAAACACAACATGTTGTCCCATAGGAGCTCAAGTTACCTTCCTTCAAAggtcagtcccctcagctcaaCTTGAGGCGATACTTCGCAGACCTCATAGCCATCGTCAGCAACCGCTTCAGGCTCTGTCCTACGGCCAGGCACCTGGCCGTCTACCTGCTGGACCTCTTCATGGACCGCTATGACGTCACGGTGCAGCAGCTTCACATGGTCTCGCTCTCGTGTCTTCTTTTGGCCAGTAAGTGTGCAGCTTCACTTTTCAACACATCCAACTAGTAAGTGTCCACACTGGCGTGACAGATCGTGTGATTGTTCTTTGCTTACAGGTAAGTTTGAGGAAAGGGAGGACCGGGTGCCGAAGCTGGAAACACTAAACAACCTGGGTTGCATGAGCTCCATGAACCTGGTCCTGACCAAGCAGGGTTTACTGCACATGGAGCTGCTCCTGTTGGAAACTTTCCAGTGGAACCTGTACCTCCCTACGGCGGCTCATTTTACAGACTACTACCTGTCTATTGCGGTCCATGAGGGTGATCTGCATGATGGCTGGCCTATGAAATGCCTAGAAAAGACTAAACTATACATGGCCAAATATGTGGATTACTTCCTGGAGGTTTCCTTGCAAGGTACCATCCATTTTGGATGTATTTGTGCAGTGCAATCTTGCTTATCAGCATTATCAGTTTCTAGTGGAGCTGATAACGTTGATTTTCCAGTTATCAGAAGCTCCTCAGAGCCTATCCAGATAGCAAACAGTAGTTGAAACAATTAAATCAGCATTTGTATGTCAACCTACATTTAATTGAATCAACGTTGCTTACCAGTTTTGCACCGTCTGTTAATACTGAAACAGCACTGATCATCATTGCTGATGATCAGTGGGACTTCACTGGTATTTCAACTGATATTAAAGAACAAATTACTaatattattttgaaatattgtaTTGCAGAGGACGTTAGTTTAAATATCTAACCTTAAACATTAGGCTCTAACATGTAAATACCAACGTATAACTTTACATCGTTTTAAAGCAGgagtttattcatttttttaaaatggagGTTTAGTTTAAAGTCCTTTTTGGTGAATTCACTCCTACATGGTTTCATATGTAGGATTATATGGCTTCAGAACTGCCATAAATCTTTGTGGCGCTTTCAACATGGTGCTGAAAACaatcctcagagattttggttgtTGATATGTTGATATAATAGCATCACAGAGTTACTCCATGGTgcaaatctcctgttccaccacattccTAAGGTGTTCTAATTCACttagatctggtgactgtggaggtcataTAAGTACCATAAATTCACTGTCGTGtccaagaaaccagtttgtTATGTGCCATTGTTCCAGGTGGGAGCAGCCATAAAGGCATGGGTACAGTCAGCAACTTTACTCAGGTAGGCAAAACGATGCTAAACTGGTAATAAGGGCCCCAAATTGCACCAAGAACATATCTGCAACACCATTAAACCACCACCGCAACGACAATTGAAAGTCATTAAACCAAGGGAATGTTTTCTCAGTCGCCTCGGTTTCCTGTTCTCAGTTGGCAGGAGTGgcacccggtgtggtcttctgctgctgtagtccaTCTGTTTCCAGTTTcaatgtgttgtgcattcagagatgctcttctgcatgccTTCGTTGCatcaagtggttatttgagttactggtGCCTCTTAGAGATGGTCACAtgtgaaaatcccagtagatcagcagtttccaaAATATTCAGTGCAGGGTGTCTGGAACCAATTCCAACAATTACGCCACATCCCAAGCCACAACAGCTCAAAAAACGTTTACCACTGTTTACCACCCCCCAATTCAGCACCTACACCGGACAAATGTGCAGTACTCCTAGCAGGCTTGGGCGAATTTTCTTGTCCGTGTCTGCAATGACATCACACTTTGAGGTTTTATCAATATTTTAACATGAATCTAACACTTGTATAGCACTAAAATCTCAAACTTAaagttaacatttttttaatgttgtcttATAACATTGAGGgaaagttaaattaaattatttatcaCAGGTTTGCTTTCTCATCTCTTTCCATATTACCTTTAAAAGTTTTCCACTAActgcttttttaaataatacatttatgcCTACACATTCAGAATAATAAGGAAATGCAAGTGGAAAATAACAGTGTCCACTCACAAAAGTTGATCTTTGAGTTTGCTTGGCTAGCTTTTTAAAGAGAAGATGTACTCTAATTGTAATTCATGACTATTGAGAAAATGACTGTTCTTTATGTGTTTATCCTTCTAAAATTAATTTGAATCCTAAAATAATACAGTATGACAGCTGCAGTAATGGCAGTCTAAATTCTACTTTCCAAGGCTATCTAGCGTTAGCAACAATTTGGCTCTTATCTATCATAATTAGATTCTACATGCTAATTTAGATGATTTGAATAAGAAACTTACTTTATAGCATGTTGGTTCTATGTATATTTAAATTTTTCAGTCTGGTATTTTAAGTTATAAATGGGTTACTGAGAAAATACATTCAGTTCTAGCAATAGCTAAAGCTAGCAAACGCTGGCTATCTTAGTATTTAGCTTAGCACGGATGTTTTAGGtctttgtctgtttgtcttttgaAATGTCTGTCAAAGTAGCATCGATGCCTGATGGTTTAGCAAACTAGTGTAGTTCCTGTTAAGCCATAATGCAGTTACTGTAGCAAATCTCAGTTTTTAAATTCCATTTTGGACATAATGTCTGTTTTCATGaagaaaaaatctaaaaatgagGATTGGTCTTTTTTGGGTGTTAAATCTGGGCCTTTTTTTGTCTCCTCAGATCatctctttttgtgttttgcacCTTCACTGGTGGCTGCTGCGTGTGTGGCCGCCTCACGGCTGATCCTTCACCTGTCACCTACATGGCCACCCCGACTGCAGCGCCTCACAGGCTATGCATGGGAGAACCTAATCCCGTGCACAGAGAAACTACTCATGTGCGTATCTAACAATAAGCTTGCACAAAGTTGACttgtatatgtgctgaatatgaAAGTGAACGCTCAACATGGTTGATTAAAATGACCTGGGACAGTTAGGTGCTGCGGTTCAGTTTTTGAGAGTGTTTTGACACTGATGCCTCACAATGGCACAGCAGAACAAAAGAAGCTAAAGCACAACAGAAGCACACACCTTACACATACAAGAGATTTACATCAGCACTCGGTGTGCAGCACTGACTCTTTTCGCTAATCAACAGTGCAACTCTTTGTCCCTTCTTTCCACAGTGCACATGACAGTGACGTCAAAGAGGCCAACAAGCAAAAGTGTCAGCAGCccaaccagcagcagcagcagggtcaGACAGTTTACCACACCTCAGCTCAGTACCTCAACCGAACAAATGCGCAGTACCCCCAGCAAGCTCCACAGCCAGTCGCAGCCCCAAACCACCTGCCTGCCTCCTACCTCAGCCACTCCACTGCCAACGGCCCCCAGAGCATCAACACCCAAACCATCTCCACCTCGCTGGAGGCAAAGTCAAACATTCCCAACAGGGCATTCCAAGTCAGCATGCACTATGCTTGCGCTGCTCCGTGCTTTGACAGATGATGGATTTCCAAGGTTTAGTCATTTTGGAGGAGGTAGAGTTAAGATACTGCCATCCATTTCACCGGATCAGAACAAGATGAAGagggaggaaaaaggaaaaacaaaatcttgtttttaatttgaagaGTCTTGATGAGATTGGTGCAGCACTTTGAATCACAGTACACAACGTGCAATATGCCAAGTCTGCTgtagttttcttatttgtttttcaagaTGGTTCAGGTAAGAATGTAGTCGTGAATTGCCTATTGGCGCAGTTTGCACCCTGTATCCACTATCACTGTTACTGCGTTACAGACCAAAAGTCTCGTATTCAGTTAAGCCAAAGTATTTCAGAAATACTATATGTACAGTTACTTTGTGCCTTTAGCCATTGTGACTATTAGTATAAGTTAAAACTGCAGTAACAAGAGGGGATTGACATTGTTTTGTAGTTGACGTGAGAGTTAATGTTTCTGTAGCTTTGTGGGTTTTTTCCACAAAAActatttttgtttgttggtttggaTGAAGGTCATTTGTAAGACAAGGAAATAATATACTCCCCTAGATGTCACGATGTACAGTATTAGCAGAGTAAATGCTCTCCTGTGGTTGGAGGACAGAGTGCATTCTGCAATgactgttttaaataaaatataaacctgTGTTGAATTGTGATTCTAGTCCAGTGGATTTGTTGCAATATGTATCATTAAGTATAACTGCTGCTTGCATGACTGCAACTTGCCTTCACTTCTGATTCTCTGATTTAATACTCAACATGTGGTGTAGTAATCATCTATGAAAAACTCATTTCTGACTTTGCTAGAAAaatatgaccacctttattcttcagcacagcctgagcTCTCCTTGTGATTTCTCTAGTCTTTGGGAATAGTTCTCCACACTTCtggaaggacattcaaagctcttctttgggttTTGGCTGCCTTTTATTCTGTTCTTTGTCAAGATGATCCTACACTGCTATAATAATCTTAAGGTCTGGGCTCTAAGGAGGCCCATCAATGGTTCATGGTGTTGCATTGCTTTTATTGTATTGGCAGTGTTTGGAGATCATTGTTGTACTAAAAAATGAAGcggttgccaatcagatgctttccagatggtactgaATGGTTGATCataatctgatggtacttttctccGTTCTTAATTTCATCAGTTTTGATAAGATCCCTAACAAACTGGCTCAAACCATGACAGGGCCTCTACTATGTTTTacggctgtagacactcactgttgtatctCTCCTGACATCTTCTGTATGTATGACCATAATTTGATTTGAAAATTTCAAATCTAGATTCATCACTCCTTAAGTCTGTTTTGTATTTACACTGGTTCTCAGCGCAGTTCCTGTGTAATTTTGTATACCTTGGCATTTCTTAAGAAGAGAAACATGATGACTGTTCTCCTGATGAAGCTTCTGATGAGGTTTCAGTGAGCAGtagatggatgaatggaagGTAATGTGTCAGGTCCTGTAATAGCTCTTTGAGAATCATCTTGTTCCTgcaaaaattatatttatgtctaTCAGGCTGTGGtatctttggcattttccaAAGATTCAACTAAAGAGATTGGAACAAATTTGTGACAGGTTTcaagtaacaaagtgcctaaaatTATTCAAAACTAATTCTTTGCTAAGATGTCAGTAACAACAGAGGCTAATGAATGATTTATAGGTCATTGTCAAGTTGCTTTATCTTAATTATACTGATTGTGCCTAGCAGCTGACTGCTCCATGCTAAATTTTAGTCCTTCAGTCAGAAGAAATTTTTAAGTTACACATAACCAATAGATTTAATAAGTGAAATGGTATGTAGTTTAATGAAGCAGAATACgacaaaataaatgtgttaaaGTGAAAAATCAATCTGACACCAAAACAATTGAAATTACTTAAGAtgagcaaaaacagagtttaaaaaTGGCTCGCTTAATGTAgtaaaaagagaatattaagtGACACTTGTGGCTCAGTATAAGAGTGTAAAGTCTACTGATAAAATGTCTGAGTGGGTGTTACATGTTGTGTAGGATCAAAGCAATCAATTAACATGACAAGTGTGTTGCAATCCAATACAGAAATTTTCCATATTTTAATTTTGCTAAATCAGAGTCAGATCTATAGCATCCCTGCTACATGTCTGCCTTCCCTACTCCGTTATCATCTGtttaacatttgtttgtttgacacAACATCCTGGTGGCAgctaaaagaaaagacaagcTGTGAAGGAAAGCATTTGTTTTATGTCTACATCTGTTATGCTTACATTGTGTTTCACACCTTTTACAATATATTGAATATGTACATTAACAACATTTTCTGAAAAGACAACCCACAGTCTGCAGAGGGCAGTGTGTGCCACATTTCTTATGCTGCTTTTCTCTTCAGCTTCCCATCTATTGTGTATTCTCTCTTGTGTGCTATAAAATCATCATTATCACATCCGACAATTGACAGAGTAATATTAAACACGTCAGCCAGCTATTCAACTGAATGTGTGCGTTAGACTGCTTCTAAAGTTATACAATTATGTGGTTAAAATGCAACTACAGTTGTTAAGCTCTAGACTTAAGACATAAAACCACTCTCTCGTTACATAAACTCTAAACCAATTTGGTTTCCTTCCACttccatgtttttatttattaacccCCGGGTCTTTAAAGAAAACCCTAATTACAACAAGTTCCTGTTATAAAACAATGTGGTCAAGCCTGACTGAAACAACGCTTCCAAATAAACCTCTAAAGCATGTCTTCCTGCATGTCGTGATGTGGCAAACctacaaaaatagaatttccgATCTAGGCTGTGGGCTGCAGAAAGCTTCCTGTGGAGGAGGACATAAAGTGACGTAGTCTTGCTTTTTATATGTTGCTTCCTGTACTAATCTGTGCATGTAAGTTCACCAGAAGTTCTCTGTCAACTCTGCTTTATTTTACTCCTTAGATTATATCCTCCCATATTTTGGCATAAAAGCTGCAACTAACTCACACACCCTTTTTCTTTTATGTGTTTGGTGTGTGGCCTTGTCATTTCAAGAAAGGGCAGTAAAGGTTAGCTATTGTACTTTTCTGTAATAAAATTCCAAAACAGCAGTAGACATATCACCACTAATGAATTAACCAGACTAACAGGGGTACATggcttgtttacataaagtctGACATTGCCTgatattctcccaattcttctTTAAATCAGTCTTTAAATCAGAAATTCTGGGATTGGAAATTGCACATTGTGAAAGCAAATCTATCAACACTTTTGAAGTCTGAGATTTTGAGTGAGCCTAAATAAAGTCAGCAACCTCACTAGCAGGCATTAAACCAAAGAATCTTCCACTgggctttgtttatttgttcgGTCAGTCGgtcattttttgtcatttttgggtttttttttgttttttaggaacATATGTCATGAAAAAACTGAACAGAAATAGATTCAAGTGAAACAGtgaatgcaaaaataaaccatATTGCTAAAAGTATTTGTCTGCCTTCACAGTGACTGTATGCTCTAATTCATTCCAAAGGTGTTCTATTGacttgaggtcaggactctgtgcaggccagtcacgttcttccacaccaaacttgctcatccatgtctttatggactttgcTTTAtgcactggtgtgcagtcatgttggaacaggaagaggGCCATcctcaaactgttcccacaaagttgggagcatgaaattgcTAACAAATCCAGACTCGTTCATCGGATTACCAGTGGAGTAGGCTGTTCCATCACTCCAGAGAACATGTGTCCACTGCCCTAGAGTCCAGTGGTGGCATGCTTTACACCACTCCACCCAAAGCTTTGCATTGCGCTAGGTGATGTAAGGCTTAGATGCAAGCTGCTCGGCCAGTGAAACCCATGAAGTTCTCTGCGCACTGTttttgagctaatctgaagctTACATGAAGCTTGGAGGTCTGTAGCgactgactctgcagaaagttaGCGACATCTGTACACTCTGCTCCTGGGCATCTGTTGACCCCGCTCTGAGATTATACATTGTCCACCACTTCATGGCTGACTTGCTGTCTTTCCCAATCACTTCACTTTGTTGTAAAACCACtaacagttgactgtggaatatttagtagtgaggAACTTTCACGAGTGGACTTGTTGTACATCCGCACaggtattcactgagctcctgagagtgacccattctttcacaaatactcatagaagcagtctgcatcaCTTGGTGCTTAATTTTATACATCTGTGAACATGGAAGATTGAAACACCGGAATTCAATAATTTGGATAGTGAagaaatacttttggcaataatGTGCATAAAAAGAATCTTTTACAGCAGAGTTTTATCTGCATAAGAAGGGCTTCATCCTTCTGCATGTTATACTACTACCTACTGCATGTTGCATATACTTaccggccactttattaggtacatttTGCTAGCAGGTTTGACtctcttttgccttcagaactgccttaattttACATAGATTTATAGATTGATCCAACTACAtgatggaaacattcctcagggATTTTGGTGCATATTGATATAATACTATCACACAGATTTCTCAGCTGCATATGCATGATGCAAATCTCCCTCTCCACTGGATTGCAACAGGGTGTCTGTGGAGGCCATCTGAGGTCATTGCCATGTTCAGGAAACCAGTTTATGGTGATTTTGAGCTTTAAAAAGCTGAGAAAATATAATTGCCATTAAGGCTCAACCAGCAGCTTGTTGGCCCAGTAgatccatgtttttattttattttttacgtCAAATCTGACCTTACCAACTAAATGTTGCACCACAAATTGAAACCTGAAAACGACATCTTCTCCAGTCATGTACAATCTTGGTCAGCCCATGTGtagtctcagtttcctgttcttagctgaaaaGAGTAGCAGCCAGTGTGGTTTTGTGCTGCTGTAGCGCATCTGCTACAAAgttcatgttgtgcattcaaagATGCTCTTCAGCATATCCTGATCCTGATCCTGATGAGTATTTGAGTTACTATTGCATTCctgtcagcttgaagcagtctggccattcctGAGATCTAGTATCAAAGAGCCAGAGACCCCAGAGAGCTGCAGGTCACTTGATAGTTTCTCCTTTCAGAtctttctctgtaaaccctagagatggcttcaacaaccatgccatgttGAAAGTCACGTAAATTACCATTTGAATTTTACCAGGTTGTCTCAACCACGTCCACATGACTAAttctgattagatatttgtattAACAAGCAGCTAAACAGGTGTACCTGATGAAGCAGCCAGTGAGTGTATGACATGTGTAATATACTGCAATCTGATAAAGTAAGTGGCTACTTCCTTAACTACACTACAAGGATAATAAGAGTGTATTATaaacagaaacaccactgtgatTTCACAACCTCATGCTGCAGAAGCCTCCTGTTACCTTTGACTGGATTTCCGAAAGAACCACAAGGAAACATATTTTATAGTAATCAAACAGGAAAGCAGCGCCCACAGTTTCAGTACAGAGAGTTCGGGACAATAAATTTTCAGATGGGTGTTGTTCATGTGTGATAACGTGGGGAACAAAAACTGATCTTGCTGGGTGCTGCACAACAGCACACAATAACTCTTTCAGAATGGAGCTGAGACTAATGTCTAATTGGTTTTGACCAAAACAGTAGAAGTCTGTGGTTAGAAAATTGGTTAGCAAACAGGAAGAAGTTAGAAAAATAGACAAACCAAACTAAAGAGCAAGCTCCTCTCAGAATCGAGTCATTCTTTAGCTGTGAAGTCGTATCTGCTCCCTCAGGGTAGGCAGACGAAAGC
This window encodes:
- the ccnj gene encoding cyclin-J, with the translated sequence MELEDQWWKGQLAADIYQALRYKELKLPSFKGQSPQLNLRRYFADLIAIVSNRFRLCPTARHLAVYLLDLFMDRYDVTVQQLHMVSLSCLLLASKFEEREDRVPKLETLNNLGCMSSMNLVLTKQGLLHMELLLLETFQWNLYLPTAAHFTDYYLSIAVHEGDLHDGWPMKCLEKTKLYMAKYVDYFLEVSLQDHLFLCFAPSLVAAACVAASRLILHLSPTWPPRLQRLTGYAWENLIPCTEKLLIAHDSDVKEANKQKCQQPNQQQQQGQTVYHTSAQYLNRTNAQYPQQAPQPVAAPNHLPASYLSHSTANGPQSINTQTISTSLEAKSNIPNRAFQVSMHYACAAPCFDR